From Streptomyces qinzhouensis, one genomic window encodes:
- a CDS encoding thiamine pyrophosphate-binding protein gives MTHDHDLELRPTARQTEAALNPPPGRTGGDLVVETLQGLGATTVFGLPGQHALGMFDALRRSSLSYIGLRVENNAGFAADAYGRITGEVAPLLLSTGPGALMSLAALQEAAAASAPVLAIGSQVPSAGLGGGRHGYLHELRDQQASFRGIVKSVHTARTASQIPSAIADAWRSALTAPHGPVWVEIPQDVLLAETLLPVVTALDATPDDVLPRPELTALAAHLLAGAERPAIIAGGGVVRADASGKLLALAERLNAPVVTTFGGKGAFPWEHPLSLQSWLEDRHTTDFLEDADVLLVVGSGLGELSSNYHTFAPRGRVIQIEADAGKLESNHAGIGIHADARLALSALLETVPERSDESAPERVGTLLAQVRERIEAQDRTLEQRVLAAVREALPDASPSFWDMTILAYWAWSAFDARRPNTMHSAQGAGGLGYGFPAALGAAAADPSRPVLAVSGDGGAMYSIAELATARQYSLPVTWLIVDDGGYGILREYMTDTFGEATGTELARPDFVALAESFGVPAVRTAPETLADDLAKALAEPGPSVVVLPALLRMFAPTHL, from the coding sequence GTGACCCACGACCACGATCTCGAACTGCGGCCGACCGCCCGGCAGACCGAGGCGGCGCTCAATCCGCCGCCCGGCCGCACCGGCGGCGACCTCGTCGTCGAGACCCTCCAGGGACTGGGCGCCACCACCGTCTTCGGACTGCCCGGGCAGCACGCCCTCGGCATGTTCGACGCACTGCGCCGCTCGTCGCTCTCCTACATCGGACTGCGCGTCGAGAACAACGCGGGCTTCGCGGCCGACGCCTACGGACGGATCACCGGCGAGGTCGCCCCGCTGCTGCTCTCCACCGGGCCGGGCGCGCTGATGTCGCTCGCCGCCCTCCAGGAGGCGGCCGCGGCCTCCGCGCCCGTACTCGCCATCGGCAGCCAGGTGCCGTCCGCCGGGCTCGGCGGCGGCCGCCACGGCTATCTGCACGAACTCCGCGACCAGCAGGCGTCGTTCCGGGGCATCGTCAAATCGGTGCACACCGCCCGTACGGCCTCCCAGATCCCGTCCGCGATCGCCGACGCCTGGCGGTCCGCGCTGACCGCCCCGCACGGGCCGGTCTGGGTGGAGATCCCGCAGGACGTGCTGCTCGCCGAGACCCTGCTGCCGGTCGTCACCGCCCTGGACGCCACCCCGGACGATGTGCTTCCGCGACCCGAGCTGACCGCGCTCGCCGCCCATCTGCTGGCCGGCGCCGAACGCCCGGCGATCATCGCGGGCGGCGGGGTCGTCCGCGCCGACGCCTCGGGCAAGCTGCTGGCGCTCGCGGAACGGCTCAACGCGCCCGTCGTCACCACCTTCGGCGGCAAGGGCGCCTTCCCCTGGGAGCATCCCCTCTCGCTCCAGTCCTGGCTGGAGGACCGGCACACCACCGACTTCCTGGAGGACGCCGACGTCCTTCTCGTCGTCGGCTCCGGCCTCGGTGAACTCTCCTCGAACTACCACACCTTCGCCCCGCGCGGCCGGGTGATCCAGATCGAAGCGGACGCCGGAAAGCTGGAGTCCAACCACGCCGGCATCGGTATCCACGCGGACGCCAGGCTGGCCCTCTCCGCCCTGCTGGAGACCGTGCCGGAGCGGTCCGACGAGTCCGCGCCGGAGCGGGTCGGGACCCTGCTCGCACAGGTACGGGAGCGGATCGAGGCCCAGGACCGGACGCTGGAGCAGCGGGTGCTGGCGGCCGTCCGGGAGGCGCTGCCCGACGCCTCGCCCAGCTTCTGGGACATGACGATCCTCGCCTACTGGGCCTGGTCCGCCTTCGACGCCCGCCGGCCCAACACCATGCACTCCGCCCAGGGCGCGGGCGGCCTCGGCTACGGCTTCCCGGCCGCGCTCGGCGCCGCGGCGGCGGATCCGTCCCGGCCCGTGCTCGCCGTCTCCGGCGACGGCGGCGCGATGTACTCGATCGCGGAGCTGGCCACCGCCCGGCAGTACAGCCTGCCGGTGACCTGGCTGATCGTCGACGACGGCGGCTACGGGATCCTGCGCGAGTACATGACGGACACCTTCGGCGAGGCGACCGGCACCGAACTGGCCCGGCCCGACTTCGTGGCCCTCGCCGAGTCCTTCGGCGTCCCCGCGGTCCGTACGGCGCCGGAGACCCTGGCGGACGATCTGGCGAAGGCACTGGCGGAGCCGGGGCCCTCGGTGGTGGTGCTGCCCGCACTGCTGAGGATGTTCGCGCCCACGCACCTCTAG